A window of the Archocentrus centrarchus isolate MPI-CPG fArcCen1 chromosome 9, fArcCen1, whole genome shotgun sequence genome harbors these coding sequences:
- the LOC115786198 gene encoding glial cell line-derived neurotrophic factor-like, producing MKLWDSLTTCLILLSTVHASPLLQSPQQPTSTKKRGRVAESPRELPPVQIRLSVSSPSIDRANTDETLAGGEKYTMEEPLPNEFDDVVNFIRVTISRIRRSSSLAVSSFTTTTIPTSSSSSPSNDNFDSRTLHRRGKRKGTSQRNSGRGAEGSRGAGTGGKSRGGGGGRGQGCVLKQIHLNVSDLGLGYHSSEEMIFRYCSGPCRKSETNYDKILYNLIHNRRLPAKDMPPQACCRPIAFDDDLSFLDDSLVYHTVRKHSARKCGCM from the exons ATGAAGTTATGGGATAGCCTGACCACTTGTTTGATACTACTGAGCACCGTTCACGCCAGCCCGCTGCTCCAGAGCCCACAGCAGCCCACTTCCACCAAGAAGAGAGGGCGCGTCGCCGAGAGTCCCCGCGAGCTCCCGCCCGTTCAGATCCGCCTGTCTGTTTCTTCCCCGAGCATAGATAGAGCAAACACGGACGAAACGCTGGCTGGAGGAGAAAAAT ACACCATGGaggagcccctcccgaatgagTTTGATGATGTGGTGAACTTCATCAGAGTGACCATCAGTAGAATACGTCGCTCCTCCTCACTCGCTGTGTCCTCatttaccaccaccaccatccccacctcctcctcctcctccccctctaaTGATAACTTTGACAGCAGGACTCTACATAGAAGGGGGAAAAGGAAGGGGACAAGCCAGCGAAATAGTGGCAGAGGAGCAGAAGGATCTAGGGGTGCTGGCACAGGTGGGAAgagtagaggaggaggaggtggcagaGGACAGGGCTGCGTGCTAAAACAGATCCACCTCAATGTGTCAGACCTCGGTCTGGGCTATCACTCCAGTGAGGAAATGATATTCAGGTACTGCTCTGGACCGTGCAGAAAGTCTGAGACCAACTACGACAAAATCCTTTACAACCTCATTCACAACAGGAGGCTTCCCGCCAAAGACATGCCCCCTCAGGCTTGTTGTCGGCCAATTGCGTTCGATGATGATCTCTCGTTTCTGGATGACAGCCTAGTTTACCACACCGTGAGGAAGCACTCTGCCAGAAAATGTGGCTGCATGTAG